From one Amaranthus tricolor cultivar Red isolate AtriRed21 chromosome 17, ASM2621246v1, whole genome shotgun sequence genomic stretch:
- the LOC130803992 gene encoding xyloglucan O-acetyltransferase 4 — MKVNTINPSSFNYEFDEKIHNHPKKYYFKGEFGIPFYPCLICFLGITSIFSFFFVYFYNPFHFSSQSIKQFPHQPTNYIKPQYDEENCDLFKGKWVRDENGTQYTTSSCLTIPESKNCFKNGRNDTDFLNWRWKPYDCELPRFDPIKFLQIVGGKKMAFLGDSVARNHMESLLCLLSQVETPVDVYKDSEDRFRKWHFPSSNFTLMTFWSKFLVQAEEIMVNDSGTGSFNLHLDKVNKKWASKLYGLDYLIISDAHWFFRKNYLYNENKLIGCVYCNERNITELGLNYALRIAFRTAMKYINNCKECNKGMVTLVRTFSPAHFENGGWDSGGGCNSTRPRSDEKGKGMEDRWFELEVRKVQVEELVRAREEAGEEGKNKFRCLDVTNAMLMRPDGHPGEFWGNKWMKGYNDCVHWCMPGPIDVWSDFLFAVL, encoded by the exons ATGAAGGTAAATACAATAAACCCATCATCATTCAATTATGAATTTGATGAGAAAATTCATAATCATCctaaaaaatactattttaaaggaGAATTTGGAATACCCTTTTACCCATGTTTGATATGTTTTTTGGGTATTACTTCCATTTTTAGcttcttttttgtttatttttataacCCTTTTCATTTCTCTTCTCAATCTATTAAGCAATTTCCTCATCAACCAACAAATTACatcaaaccccaatatg aTGAAGAAAATTGTGACTTGTTCAAGGGGAAGTGGGTAAGAGATGAAAATggaactcaatacacaacaagtAGTTGTCTGACAATTCCAGAGTCAAAAAATTGCTTCAAAAATGGAAGAAATGACACTGATTTTTTGAATTGGAGATGGAAACCATATGATTGTGAGCTTCCAAGATTTGATCCAATTAAGTTTTTGCAAATTGTTGGTGGTAAAAAAATGGCTTTTCTTGGGGATTCAGTTGCTAGAAATCACATGGAGTCTCTTCTTTGCCTATTATCTCag GTAGAAACTCCGGTAGATGTATACAAAGATTCAGAGGATCGATTTAGAAAATGGCATTTTCCATCCTCCAACTTCACTCTAATGACCTTCTGGTCAAAATTTCTTGTACAAGCAGAAGAAATAATGGTAAACGATTCGGGTACAGGCAGTTTCAACCTGCATTTAGACAAAGTTAACAAGAAATGGGCCTCAAAACTTTATGGTTTAGACTATCTCATCATCTCAGATGCTCACTGGTTCTTTCGAAAAAACTACTTATACAATGAAAACAAGCTAATCGGGTGCGTGTATTGCAACGAACGAAACATAACAGAATTAGGCCTTAATTACGCTTTAAGAATAGCATTTCGTACGGCCATGAAATATATTAATAACTGTAAGGAATGTAACAAAGGGATGGTGACCTTAGTAAGGACATTTTCGCCAGCTCATTTCGAGAATGGGGGGTGGGATAGTGGAGGTGGGTGTAATAGCACTAGGCCGCGTAGCGACGAAAAGGGGAAGGGGATGGAAGATAGGTGGTTTGAGTTGGAGGTAAGGAAGGTACAAGTAGAGGAATTGGTTAGGGCAAGGGAAGAGGCAGGAGAAGAAGGGAAAAATAAGTTTAGATGCTTGGATGTTACAAACGCAATGTTAATGAGGCCTGATGGGCATCCTGGTGAGTTTTGGGGTAATAAATGGATGAAAGGGTATAATGATTGTGTACATTGGTGTATGCCTGGTCCCATTGATGTTTGGAGTGATTTCTTGTTTGCTGTTTTGTAG